Proteins found in one Exiguobacterium sp. Helios genomic segment:
- a CDS encoding SMI1/KNR4 family protein, translating to MRFWDELLEDEVALSLNKEEVKRIEKELGARLPKKYIEILDEQNGGDLVFDSVNVDFENTWSDEEDGLHLPLYRFNPLTIEEFENGVSTLNEWGLTGKMMMFGEGEGSYLWYFDFNDNPNEPQIWCLDISDVTINLVAENFDQLLENLVRRKGEVELSRDDVFADYPTMDEIRETIAGDNEDERLVAYRMWLTRLEDIEGLVNELRQRVQDSNDEDELDSYAELLAEILTSYSAEDIMTHEQAIALFNEKEEVSDLSHVIVQLESDM from the coding sequence ATGAGGTTTTGGGATGAATTGTTAGAAGATGAGGTTGCTTTATCGCTAAATAAAGAAGAAGTAAAACGAATCGAAAAAGAATTGGGCGCTCGTCTCCCTAAAAAATATATCGAAATCCTAGATGAACAGAATGGTGGGGATCTTGTATTCGATTCAGTGAACGTTGATTTCGAAAATACATGGTCTGATGAAGAAGATGGTCTTCATCTACCTTTGTATCGCTTCAACCCGTTAACGATCGAGGAATTTGAAAATGGCGTGTCCACGTTGAACGAATGGGGATTAACAGGAAAAATGATGATGTTCGGCGAGGGCGAAGGTAGTTATCTCTGGTACTTCGATTTCAACGACAATCCTAATGAACCACAAATTTGGTGTCTGGATATTTCGGATGTGACAATAAATCTCGTAGCGGAAAACTTCGACCAACTCCTTGAAAATCTTGTTAGACGAAAAGGTGAAGTTGAATTATCACGCGATGATGTATTTGCCGACTATCCGACGATGGATGAGATTAGAGAAACTATCGCAGGGGATAACGAGGACGAGCGACTCGTGGCTTATCGCATGTGGTTGACGCGACTCGAAGATATTGAAGGATTGGTCAACGAATTACGTCAACGTGTTCAAGACTCAAATGATGAAGACGAACTAGATTCATATGCGGAGCTATTGGCTGAAATCTTGACGAGCTATTCAGCCGAAGACATCATGACACATGAGCAGGCGATTGCGTTATTCAATGAGAAGGAAGAGGTATCGGATTTGAGTCATGTCATTGTACAGCTCGAATCTGATATGTGA